One Streptomyces fagopyri DNA window includes the following coding sequences:
- a CDS encoding tetratricopeptide repeat protein: MKRLPIPDDVTGNEIDKDVRQELQSLPKGLAEEVSRNLVMVARLIDEDPEGAYAYSRIALRLASRVAAVREAAGFAAYASQKYSEALAEFRAARRMTGSVDLWPVMADCERGMGRPEKALEMAGAPDVQKLDKAGQVEMRLVAAGARRDMGQLDAAIVTLQSPELASHSVQPWTARLRYAYADALLAAGREDEARDWFAKAVESDKDGSTDASDRLAELDGVEFVDAMAEDENDSEAGSVREADQGIRAEVDDVDDVDDVDEVDEIDDEDLDDAEDERDEERDEERDEDRAGDGAEERGDDKDAPRG, encoded by the coding sequence ATCAAGCGGCTGCCGATCCCGGACGACGTCACGGGCAACGAGATCGACAAGGACGTCCGGCAGGAGCTGCAGAGCCTGCCGAAGGGACTTGCCGAGGAGGTCTCCCGGAACCTGGTGATGGTCGCGCGGCTCATCGACGAGGACCCCGAGGGCGCGTACGCGTACTCCAGGATCGCCCTGCGTCTGGCGTCGCGGGTCGCCGCCGTACGCGAGGCGGCCGGATTCGCCGCCTACGCGAGCCAGAAGTACAGCGAGGCGCTCGCGGAGTTCCGTGCGGCGCGTCGGATGACCGGCAGCGTGGACCTGTGGCCCGTCATGGCGGACTGCGAGCGCGGTATGGGCCGGCCCGAGAAGGCGCTGGAGATGGCCGGTGCGCCCGATGTGCAGAAGCTCGACAAGGCCGGTCAGGTCGAGATGCGGCTGGTGGCCGCTGGAGCGCGGCGGGACATGGGGCAGCTCGATGCCGCCATCGTGACCCTCCAGAGTCCCGAGCTGGCTTCGCACTCCGTGCAGCCCTGGACCGCGCGACTGCGCTACGCGTACGCTGACGCGCTTCTCGCCGCCGGTCGTGAGGACGAGGCGCGCGACTGGTTCGCGAAGGCCGTCGAGTCCGACAAGGACGGCAGCACGGACGCCTCGGACCGGCTCGCGGAGCTGGACGGTGTCGAGTTCGTCGACGCGATGGCCGAGGACGAGAACGACTCCGAGGCGGGCTCCGTACGTGAGGCCGATCAGGGGATCCGGGCCGAGGTCGACGACGTGGACGACGTGGACGACGTGGACGAGGTCGACGAGATCGACGACGAGGACCTCGACGACGCCGAGGACGAGCGTGATGAAGAGCGTGACGAAGAGCGCGACGAGGACCGTGCCGGAGACGGTGCCGAGGAGCGCGGCGACGACAAGGACGCTCCTCGCGGCTGA
- a CDS encoding DUF1015 domain-containing protein, protein MNTAGPAEETPVRSGLDLAPFRGVRYDPDRVGSLAAVTSPPYDVIVRPDGLLHLESADPHNIVRLILPQDATPHARNRQAADTLHAWLSKGVLTTDTEPGLYVYEQRDDDMLQRGIIGTLRLSEPSDGVVLPHEDVMPHIVADRAALMRATSANLEPLLLTYRGTGSRVGTAAVIERTAEREPLLSTTTEDGLSHRLWAVTDPADLAEIQTDLGRHQALIADGHHRWATYLRLRAEHPSPSPWDFGLVLLVDTARYPLRVRAIHRLLHGLPVAEALAALTDSFRVRRLDVPLPKALEALASAAAEGNAFLLAGDGSFHLVDRPDPDLLSRTIPADHPEAWRTLDATVLHATLLAHVWGIPEDSPAHIAYIHDTEATVAKAELDGGTAVLLHPVHEEVVRDLARQGVTMPRKSTSFGPKPASGLVLRALSD, encoded by the coding sequence ATGAACACTGCAGGTCCCGCGGAGGAAACCCCGGTGCGCAGCGGCCTCGATCTGGCCCCGTTCCGGGGCGTGCGCTATGACCCCGACCGGGTCGGCAGCCTCGCCGCCGTGACGTCCCCGCCGTACGACGTCATCGTCCGGCCGGACGGTCTGCTGCACCTCGAATCGGCGGACCCGCACAACATCGTCCGGCTGATCCTCCCCCAGGACGCGACTCCCCACGCCCGTAACCGCCAGGCGGCCGACACCCTGCACGCCTGGCTGTCCAAGGGTGTCCTCACCACCGACACCGAGCCGGGTCTGTACGTCTACGAGCAGCGCGACGACGACATGCTGCAGCGCGGCATCATCGGCACCCTGCGCCTGTCGGAGCCGTCCGACGGTGTCGTCCTTCCGCACGAGGACGTCATGCCCCACATCGTCGCGGACCGCGCGGCCCTGATGCGGGCGACCTCCGCCAATCTCGAACCCCTGCTGCTGACCTACCGGGGCACCGGTTCCCGGGTCGGCACGGCCGCCGTCATCGAGCGCACCGCGGAGCGCGAGCCGCTGCTGTCCACCACCACGGAGGACGGTCTCAGCCACCGTCTCTGGGCGGTCACCGATCCCGCCGATCTGGCCGAGATCCAGACGGACCTGGGCCGCCACCAGGCCCTCATCGCGGACGGCCACCACCGTTGGGCGACCTATCTGCGTCTGCGCGCCGAGCACCCTTCGCCCAGCCCCTGGGACTTCGGTCTCGTCCTCCTGGTGGACACCGCGCGCTATCCGCTGCGGGTCCGCGCGATCCACCGTCTCCTGCACGGGCTGCCGGTCGCGGAGGCGCTCGCGGCCCTCACGGACTCGTTCCGGGTGCGCCGGCTCGACGTTCCCCTCCCGAAGGCCTTGGAGGCCCTCGCCTCGGCGGCCGCGGAGGGCAACGCCTTCCTCCTCGCGGGCGACGGCTCGTTCCATCTGGTCGACCGCCCGGACCCGGATCTCCTCAGCCGTACGATCCCGGCCGACCACCCCGAGGCCTGGCGCACCCTGGACGCGACCGTCCTGCACGCCACGCTCCTCGCGCACGTCTGGGGCATCCCGGAGGACTCGCCCGCCCACATCGCGTACATCCACGACACCGAGGCCACGGTCGCCAAGGCCGAGCTCGACGGCGGCACGGCGGTTCTCCTGCACCCGGTGCACGAGGAGGTCGTCCGCGACCTCGCCCGCCAGGGCGTCACGATGCCCCGCAAGTCGACGTCGTTCGGGCCGAAGCCGGCGTCGGGACTGGTTCTCCGGGCGCTCTCCGACTGA
- a CDS encoding HAD hydrolase-like protein, with translation MSQTVRTRPEGSERALSEAYDTALLDLDGVVYAGGNAIDHAVESLGTARSGGMHLAYVTNNALRTPDAVAEHLGELGVPTDAGDVITSAQAAARLISEQVPAGARVLVIGGEGLRVALRERGLEPVESADDDPAAVVQGYGGPDLRWARFAEACYAIARGVPWFASNTDLTIPSARGIAPGNGAAVEVVRIATGAEPQVAGKPLPPMHRETILRTGAKRPLVVGDRLDTDIEGAFNGEVDSLLVLTGVTDGAQLLAAPPRHRPTYVDADLRGLLTGQPAIGQEGDGFRCGGWTATAGSERLELSGDGEALDGLRALCAAAWTAAGDGTCALDGAKALARLGL, from the coding sequence ATGAGCCAGACCGTAAGGACGCGACCCGAGGGCAGCGAGCGGGCCCTGAGCGAGGCGTACGACACGGCGCTGCTCGATCTGGACGGGGTGGTGTACGCGGGCGGGAACGCGATCGACCACGCCGTGGAGTCGCTCGGCACCGCCCGGTCCGGCGGGATGCACCTCGCCTATGTGACCAACAACGCGCTGCGGACGCCTGACGCCGTCGCCGAACACCTCGGTGAGCTGGGTGTTCCGACGGACGCCGGTGACGTCATCACCTCCGCCCAGGCGGCGGCCCGGCTGATCAGTGAGCAGGTGCCGGCCGGCGCGCGCGTGCTGGTCATCGGCGGGGAGGGGCTGCGGGTCGCGCTGCGCGAGCGCGGGCTCGAACCGGTCGAGTCCGCCGACGACGATCCGGCGGCGGTGGTGCAGGGCTACGGCGGCCCCGACCTGCGCTGGGCACGGTTCGCGGAGGCCTGCTACGCCATCGCGCGGGGGGTGCCGTGGTTCGCGTCCAACACGGACCTGACCATTCCGAGCGCCCGCGGTATCGCGCCGGGCAACGGCGCCGCGGTGGAGGTCGTACGGATCGCCACCGGCGCCGAGCCGCAGGTGGCGGGCAAGCCGCTGCCCCCGATGCACCGCGAGACGATCCTGCGGACCGGGGCGAAGCGGCCGCTGGTGGTCGGCGACCGGCTGGACACCGACATCGAGGGCGCGTTCAACGGCGAGGTGGACTCGCTGCTCGTGCTCACCGGCGTCACGGACGGCGCGCAGCTCCTCGCGGCCCCGCCGCGGCACCGGCCGACGTATGTCGACGCCGATCTGCGCGGTCTGCTGACCGGTCAGCCCGCGATCGGCCAGGAGGGTGACGGGTTCCGGTGCGGGGGGTGGACGGCGACGGCCGGGAGCGAGCGCCTGGAGCTGTCGGGCGACGGCGAGGCGCTGGACGGGCTGCGGGCGCTGTGCGCGGCGGCGTGGACGGCGGCCGGGGACGGGACCTGCGCGCTGGACGGCGCCAAGGCACTGGCACGGCTGGGACTCTGA
- a CDS encoding FecCD family ABC transporter permease codes for MLVDSPPEQRAETAPAPPNRWAIRAVGLVVSAAVLVLVALASIAIGAKAVPLDQVWHGLFHDTGTYADVVVGDRLSRTVLGLLVGAALGLSGAVLQALTRNPLADPGLLGINAGASAAVVTAITYFGVTSVSGYVWFAFFGAAAVGALVWFLGGSRGATPVRLALAGTAISAALYGYLQAVMIMDDAALGKMRFWTVGSLASATDSTIRQVLPFLVAGTVLALGLARPLNAMAMGDDTARALGANLNRTRALSMAAATVLCGAATAACGPIVFVGLMVPHAVRSFTGPDLRWILPYATLLSPVLLLGADVTGRIIARPAELQVGIVTAVLGGPVFIYLVRRRRTAQL; via the coding sequence GTGTTGGTCGACAGCCCCCCTGAACAGCGCGCGGAGACCGCCCCCGCGCCCCCGAACCGCTGGGCGATACGTGCCGTCGGGCTCGTCGTGTCCGCGGCAGTCCTCGTGCTCGTCGCGCTGGCGAGCATCGCGATCGGTGCGAAAGCAGTGCCGTTGGACCAGGTCTGGCACGGCCTGTTCCACGACACGGGGACGTATGCCGACGTCGTCGTGGGCGACCGGCTCTCGCGTACCGTCCTCGGACTGCTCGTCGGCGCCGCGCTCGGGTTGTCGGGTGCCGTCCTGCAGGCGCTCACCCGCAACCCGCTGGCCGATCCCGGACTGCTCGGGATCAATGCCGGCGCGTCCGCCGCGGTCGTCACCGCCATCACGTACTTCGGTGTCACCAGCGTGAGCGGATACGTCTGGTTCGCCTTCTTCGGCGCGGCCGCGGTCGGCGCACTGGTCTGGTTCCTCGGCGGCAGCCGGGGCGCCACCCCGGTGCGGCTCGCGCTCGCCGGCACCGCGATCAGCGCCGCCCTCTACGGCTATCTCCAGGCCGTGATGATCATGGATGACGCGGCGCTGGGCAAGATGCGCTTCTGGACGGTCGGTTCGCTGGCCTCGGCGACGGACTCGACCATCAGGCAGGTGCTGCCGTTCCTGGTGGCCGGCACGGTGCTCGCGCTGGGCCTCGCCCGGCCGCTGAACGCCATGGCCATGGGCGACGACACCGCCCGCGCGCTCGGCGCCAACCTGAACCGCACCCGTGCGCTGTCCATGGCTGCCGCCACCGTGCTGTGCGGCGCCGCGACGGCCGCCTGCGGGCCGATCGTCTTCGTCGGGCTGATGGTTCCGCACGCCGTACGGTCCTTCACCGGCCCGGACCTGCGCTGGATCCTGCCGTACGCGACCCTGCTGTCGCCGGTGCTGCTGCTCGGCGCCGACGTGACGGGGCGGATCATCGCCCGGCCCGCGGAACTCCAGGTCGGCATCGTCACCGCGGTCCTCGGCGGCCCGGTCTTCATCTACCTCGTACGACGGCGGAGGACGGCCCAGCTGTGA
- a CDS encoding FecCD family ABC transporter permease, which produces MSTTRTRSLRARGGLSVRFDVRALVVVVLLMVAALAASVVLIGTGDFPIPAVDVLRTLAGDGNAGQEFIVNDLRLPRVLVGLLVGASLGLGGAIFQSVSRNPLGSPDVLGLGQGATAGALIMIVLFSGTANQVALGALVGGLVTGVAIYLLAWKRGVHGYRLVLVGIGVSAIVTAVNGYLLTKADLVDAARAVVWMTGSLNGRDWAQVWPLLAMCAVLVPLVLANARGLRMMEMGDDVSYALGVRVERVRLLMMLSAVLLTAGATAAAGPVGFVALTAPQLARRLTRSPGPNLVPSMCMGAALLIVADWASQRAFGADQLPVGVVTGVLGGIYLLWLLVTERKAGRI; this is translated from the coding sequence GTGAGCACGACACGTACTCGATCCCTACGCGCGCGCGGCGGACTGTCGGTCCGGTTCGACGTGCGGGCGCTCGTCGTCGTCGTGCTGCTGATGGTGGCCGCGCTCGCCGCGAGCGTGGTGCTCATCGGCACCGGCGACTTCCCGATCCCGGCCGTCGATGTCCTCAGGACACTGGCCGGCGACGGGAACGCGGGCCAGGAGTTCATCGTGAACGACCTGCGGCTGCCTCGGGTGCTCGTCGGCCTCCTGGTCGGGGCCTCGCTCGGACTCGGCGGGGCGATCTTCCAGTCCGTCTCCCGCAATCCCCTGGGCAGCCCGGACGTCCTCGGCCTGGGGCAGGGGGCGACGGCGGGCGCGCTGATCATGATCGTGCTGTTCTCGGGGACCGCGAACCAGGTCGCCCTCGGAGCACTCGTCGGCGGCCTGGTGACCGGGGTCGCCATCTATCTGCTCGCCTGGAAGCGGGGCGTGCACGGCTACCGGCTGGTCCTGGTCGGTATCGGCGTCTCCGCGATCGTCACCGCGGTCAACGGCTATCTGCTCACCAAGGCGGACCTCGTCGACGCGGCCCGCGCGGTCGTCTGGATGACCGGGTCCCTCAACGGCCGTGACTGGGCCCAGGTGTGGCCGCTGCTGGCGATGTGCGCCGTCCTGGTGCCGCTCGTCCTCGCCAACGCGCGGGGGCTGCGCATGATGGAGATGGGTGACGACGTGTCGTACGCACTCGGGGTGCGGGTGGAGCGCGTACGCCTGCTGATGATGCTGTCCGCGGTCCTGCTCACCGCGGGTGCCACCGCCGCCGCCGGTCCGGTCGGCTTCGTGGCGCTCACCGCGCCGCAGCTCGCCCGGCGCCTGACCCGCTCACCCGGACCCAACCTGGTGCCGTCGATGTGCATGGGCGCCGCCCTGCTGATCGTCGCGGACTGGGCCTCGCAGCGGGCCTTCGGCGCCGACCAGCTGCCCGTGGGCGTCGTCACCGGAGTGCTCGGCGGGATCTATCTGCTGTGGCTGCTCGTCACCGAGCGCAAGGCGGGCCGGATATGA
- a CDS encoding ABC transporter ATP-binding protein gives MSAPANENPQRSTVNRLSADNVTLGYDQRVIAEKLSVEIPDNSFTVIVGPNACGKSTLLRALSRMLKPSEGRVLLDGQVIQSMPAKKVARTLGLLPQSSIAPDGITVGDLVGRGRYPHQGLLRQWSTEDERVVRESMASTGVAELADRYVDELSGGQRQRVWIAMALAQQTPLLLLDEPTTYLDIQHQIDVLDLCAELHEERGRTLVAVLHDLNHAARYATHLIALRDGRVVAEGAPRDIVTAELVEEVFGLRCQVIDDPETGTPLVVPAARKARVAVSAAEGS, from the coding sequence ATGAGCGCCCCCGCGAACGAGAACCCCCAGAGGAGCACTGTGAACCGCCTGTCCGCCGACAATGTCACCCTCGGCTACGACCAGCGCGTCATCGCGGAGAAACTGTCGGTGGAGATCCCCGACAACTCCTTCACCGTGATCGTCGGCCCGAACGCGTGCGGCAAGTCGACATTGCTGCGGGCCCTGTCCCGGATGCTCAAGCCCTCCGAGGGGCGGGTGCTGCTCGACGGGCAGGTCATCCAGTCGATGCCCGCGAAGAAGGTGGCCAGGACGCTCGGACTGCTCCCGCAGTCGTCGATCGCGCCGGACGGGATCACGGTCGGTGATCTGGTCGGCCGGGGCCGCTATCCGCACCAGGGGCTGCTGCGCCAGTGGTCGACGGAGGACGAGCGGGTCGTACGGGAGTCGATGGCCTCGACCGGAGTGGCCGAACTGGCCGATCGCTATGTCGACGAACTGTCGGGCGGTCAGCGGCAGCGCGTCTGGATCGCGATGGCCCTCGCCCAGCAGACCCCGCTGCTGCTGCTCGACGAACCGACCACCTACCTCGACATCCAGCACCAGATCGACGTGCTCGACCTCTGCGCCGAACTCCACGAGGAGCGGGGCCGGACGCTGGTCGCGGTCCTGCACGACCTCAACCACGCCGCCCGGTACGCCACCCACCTCATCGCCCTGCGCGACGGCCGGGTCGTCGCCGAGGGCGCGCCCCGGGACATCGTGACGGCCGAGCTGGTCGAGGAGGTCTTCGGGCTGCGCTGCCAGGTCATCGACGACCCGGAGACGGGGACGCCGCTGGTGGTCCCGGCGGCCCGCAAGGCACGCGTCGCGGTGTCGGCGGCGGAAGGCTCCTGA
- a CDS encoding SCP2 sterol-binding domain-containing protein — translation MATTEECRAALDKLSDNLAGAEGDVRGAAALDRSLSCRITDLDITFVGRLEDGRIEVLDTISGPPREKAQIRLTMSGDDLIAMVNGNLHFAKAWGSGRVKLEAGLLDLFRLRSLL, via the coding sequence ATGGCGACGACTGAGGAGTGCCGTGCGGCGCTCGACAAGCTCTCGGACAACCTGGCGGGTGCCGAAGGGGACGTGCGCGGAGCGGCGGCCCTGGACCGTTCGCTGAGCTGCCGTATCACCGACCTCGACATCACCTTCGTGGGGCGTCTCGAGGACGGCCGGATCGAGGTGCTGGACACGATCTCGGGTCCGCCTCGCGAGAAGGCCCAGATCCGGCTCACCATGAGCGGCGACGACCTGATCGCGATGGTGAACGGCAACCTGCACTTCGCGAAGGCGTGGGGTTCGGGCCGGGTGAAACTGGAGGCGGGCCTGCTGGACCTGTTCCGGCTCAGGAGCCTTCTCTAG
- a CDS encoding TlyA family RNA methyltransferase, whose amino-acid sequence MAGVARRRLDAELVRRKLARSREHAGQLIAAGRVTVGKTLATKSATQVETAAAIVVTQDDNDPDYVSRGGHKLAGALAAFVPRGLRVEGRRALDAGASTGGFTDVLLRAGAAHVVAVDVGYGQLAWSLQSDERVTVKDRTNVRELTLEAIDGEPVDLVVGDLSFIPLGLVLPALVRCAAPDADLVMMVKPQFEVGKERLGSGGVVRSPELRAEAVRGVAGRAAELGLGVEGVTASPLPGPSGNVEYFLWLRAGSPELDPADVDRAVAEGPR is encoded by the coding sequence GTGGCAGGAGTGGCACGCCGCCGCCTCGACGCCGAGCTGGTCCGCCGGAAACTCGCCCGCTCGCGCGAACACGCGGGCCAGCTGATCGCTGCGGGCCGGGTCACCGTCGGCAAGACCCTGGCGACCAAATCCGCCACCCAGGTGGAGACCGCGGCCGCGATCGTCGTCACCCAGGACGACAACGACCCCGACTACGTGTCGCGCGGCGGGCACAAGCTCGCGGGCGCGCTGGCGGCCTTCGTGCCCCGGGGCCTGCGGGTCGAGGGGCGGCGCGCGCTGGACGCGGGAGCCTCCACCGGAGGCTTCACCGACGTGCTGCTGCGCGCGGGCGCCGCCCATGTCGTCGCCGTCGACGTCGGCTACGGTCAACTCGCCTGGTCGCTGCAGAGCGATGAACGCGTCACCGTCAAGGACCGTACGAACGTACGCGAGTTGACGTTGGAGGCGATCGATGGGGAGCCCGTGGACCTTGTTGTCGGGGATCTGTCCTTCATCCCGCTCGGACTGGTGCTGCCCGCCCTCGTGCGGTGCGCTGCGCCCGACGCCGATCTGGTGATGATGGTCAAGCCGCAGTTCGAGGTGGGGAAGGAACGACTGGGCAGTGGTGGAGTCGTACGCAGTCCGGAACTGCGCGCCGAGGCGGTGCGCGGCGTGGCCGGACGGGCCGCGGAACTGGGACTCGGGGTGGAGGGCGTGACCGCCAGTCCGCTGCCCGGTCCCTCGGGCAATGTCGAGTACTTTCTCTGGCTGCGTGCCGGGTCGCCCGAACTCGACCCGGCCGACGTAGACCGTGCAGTGGCGGAGGGGCCGCGTTGA
- a CDS encoding NAD kinase has product MTQTRARTVFLLAHTGRPAAIRSAELVVQGLLRSGLGVRVLEAEAADLPLPPEVELVREATPQCLDGCELLIVLGGDGTLLRGAEFARASGVPMLGVNLGSVGFLAEAERDDLDKVVDRVVTKAYEVEERMTVDVVVHRNGDIVHTDWALNEAAVQKVSAEKLLEVILEIDGRPVTGFGCDGIVCATPTGSTAYAFSAGGPVVWPEVEALLMVPISAHALFAKPLVTSPDSVLAVEVLPHIPPGVLWCDGRRTVELPPGARVEVRRGAVPVRLARLHHASFTDRLVAKFALPVAGWRGAPH; this is encoded by the coding sequence TTGACACAGACCCGAGCTCGTACTGTTTTCCTGCTCGCCCACACCGGGCGGCCCGCTGCGATCCGCAGCGCCGAACTCGTCGTCCAGGGGCTGTTGCGCTCCGGACTCGGGGTCCGTGTCCTGGAGGCGGAGGCGGCGGACCTGCCGCTGCCGCCCGAGGTGGAGCTCGTCCGGGAGGCCACCCCGCAGTGCCTCGACGGGTGCGAACTGCTGATCGTGCTCGGCGGTGACGGGACGCTGCTGCGCGGCGCCGAGTTCGCCCGCGCGTCCGGTGTCCCGATGCTCGGCGTCAACCTCGGCAGCGTCGGGTTCCTCGCCGAGGCCGAGCGCGACGACCTCGACAAGGTCGTCGACCGGGTGGTCACCAAGGCGTACGAGGTCGAGGAGCGGATGACCGTCGACGTCGTCGTGCACCGCAACGGCGACATCGTGCACACCGACTGGGCGCTGAACGAGGCCGCCGTGCAGAAGGTGTCCGCCGAGAAGCTCCTGGAGGTCATCCTGGAGATCGACGGACGGCCGGTCACCGGCTTCGGCTGCGACGGCATCGTCTGCGCGACCCCCACCGGGTCCACGGCGTACGCCTTCTCCGCGGGCGGGCCCGTGGTGTGGCCGGAGGTCGAGGCGCTCCTGATGGTGCCGATCAGCGCGCACGCGCTGTTCGCCAAGCCGCTGGTGACCTCGCCCGACTCCGTGCTCGCGGTGGAGGTGCTGCCGCACATTCCGCCCGGGGTGCTGTGGTGCGACGGGCGGCGCACGGTGGAGCTGCCGCCGGGAGCGCGGGTCGAGGTACGGCGCGGTGCCGTTCCGGTGCGGCTCGCACGGCTGCACCACGCGTCGTTCACCGACCGGCTGGTCGCGAAGTTCGCGCTGCCGGTGGCCGGGTGGCGGGGCGCGCCGCACTGA